A window from Trinickia violacea encodes these proteins:
- a CDS encoding HAMP domain-containing sensor histidine kinase, which yields MQFRLGRMFWRIFLMGWLAMVAAFLCAGFYMHVSGLQPPDAPRWIFLIPLLAGATVSVPVAFGIAWHISKPVRHLSQALRDAARARFDVRVLPALGSRRDEFAFLAQEFDEMAERLQQAAMQQRQLFHDVSHELRSPLARIQAAIGLMQQDPQSASAMAERIARETERLDQFIEELLTLHKLEAGAMNPARERVDVMELLAGIVEDAAFEARGRGCVVTLDAPDSFVAEVAGEPLYRAFENVVRNAVKYTAPNTTVEVRARVLESLAAADDGTGWLEISVSDRGPGVPAEFCEAIFEPFHRFEPHQRDAAMGAVPGTGLGLAIARRALALHAGDIRAMPREGGGLVVIARLPGLAATGKSPLQ from the coding sequence ATGCAATTTCGGCTTGGGCGTATGTTCTGGCGAATTTTCTTGATGGGCTGGCTCGCCATGGTGGCCGCATTTCTATGCGCGGGCTTCTACATGCATGTCAGCGGGCTTCAGCCGCCCGATGCACCGCGCTGGATTTTCCTGATTCCATTGCTGGCGGGCGCCACCGTTAGCGTGCCCGTCGCGTTCGGGATCGCGTGGCACATCTCCAAACCCGTGCGGCATCTCAGCCAGGCGCTGCGCGACGCGGCGCGGGCGCGCTTCGACGTGCGCGTCCTGCCCGCGCTCGGTTCACGCCGCGACGAATTTGCGTTTTTGGCGCAAGAGTTCGACGAAATGGCGGAGCGTCTCCAGCAGGCGGCGATGCAGCAGCGCCAGCTCTTTCACGACGTGTCGCACGAGTTGCGCTCGCCGTTGGCGCGTATCCAGGCTGCGATCGGGCTCATGCAGCAAGATCCTCAATCGGCGTCGGCGATGGCCGAGCGCATCGCGCGAGAAACGGAGCGGCTGGATCAGTTCATCGAGGAGCTTCTGACGCTGCACAAACTGGAGGCGGGCGCGATGAACCCGGCTCGCGAACGCGTGGACGTGATGGAACTGCTGGCCGGCATCGTGGAGGACGCTGCCTTCGAGGCGCGGGGGCGCGGGTGTGTGGTGACGTTGGATGCGCCCGATAGCTTCGTGGCGGAAGTCGCTGGAGAGCCGCTCTATCGCGCTTTTGAGAACGTCGTGCGCAATGCCGTCAAGTACACGGCGCCTAACACCACTGTCGAGGTTCGCGCGCGCGTGCTCGAGTCCTTAGCCGCGGCAGACGATGGGACAGGGTGGCTCGAAATTAGCGTGAGCGACAGAGGTCCTGGCGTACCGGCGGAATTCTGTGAGGCAATCTTTGAGCCGTTTCACCGGTTTGAGCCACATCAACGCGATGCTGCGATGGGGGCGGTGCCGGGCACCGGCCTGGGGCTCGCGATCGCGCGGCGTGCACTAGCTCTGCACGCCGGCGATATTCGCGCTATGCCGCGAGAGGGAGGGGGGCTCGTCGTGATTGCGCGGTTGCCGGGGTTGGCAGCGACAGGGAAGTCGCCGCTGCAATAA
- a CDS encoding prohibitin family protein → MNMPNKPRAVGIAVVVFLAFTIVAGGFVTVGPGQRGVLMTWGAVQAGVLDPGLHLKIPFAQSVAKMDVQVQNSQAAETAASLDLQDVTTTVATNWHILPPDAEWVYQRIGNEAALVEKIIKPAISNSVKAVTARYNAEDLITHRDQVRGEIEAQITSELKPYRLVVDSVNITDFHFSTQYAQAIEQKQVAQQRAQQAQYELQQAKVVAEQKIVEAHAQAEAQKLLQETITPEIIQQQAVAKWDGHLPEVLGSSGVMPFLGNLGAAKLER, encoded by the coding sequence ATGAACATGCCAAATAAGCCTCGCGCTGTCGGCATTGCCGTCGTCGTCTTTCTTGCTTTCACTATCGTTGCCGGCGGTTTCGTGACGGTCGGCCCGGGCCAGCGTGGTGTGCTTATGACTTGGGGGGCTGTTCAGGCCGGCGTACTCGACCCGGGCCTGCACCTCAAGATCCCATTTGCACAGTCGGTCGCCAAAATGGATGTTCAGGTACAGAATTCCCAAGCTGCGGAAACGGCTGCGAGCCTCGATCTGCAAGATGTGACGACCACGGTTGCAACGAATTGGCACATCCTGCCTCCCGACGCCGAATGGGTTTATCAGCGTATTGGCAACGAAGCGGCTCTGGTGGAGAAGATCATCAAGCCCGCGATCAGCAACTCGGTGAAAGCCGTGACTGCGCGCTACAACGCCGAGGATTTGATTACGCACCGTGATCAGGTCCGCGGGGAGATCGAGGCGCAAATCACCAGCGAACTCAAGCCGTACCGGCTCGTGGTCGATTCGGTGAACATCACCGACTTCCATTTCAGCACGCAATACGCGCAGGCGATCGAGCAAAAGCAAGTCGCCCAGCAGCGTGCGCAACAGGCTCAGTACGAACTTCAGCAAGCCAAGGTTGTTGCCGAGCAGAAGATTGTCGAGGCGCACGCGCAGGCGGAAGCGCAAAAGCTGCTGCAAGAGACGATCACGCCCGAGATCATTCAGCAGCAGGCCGTCGCCAAGTGGGATGGTCACTTGCCTGAGGTGTTGGGGAGTAGTGGGGTCATGCCGTTCCTCGGCAACCTTGGCGCGGCGAAGCTAGAGCGATAG
- a CDS encoding DUF6630 family protein — MARFLSRWLSRDKTDGARENVAAPDQTISDAKILRDHFSPSQSALSALADLVRIIVKPLDAATRERLVALVRDAEPGEDASSILHWTLTRDVNEPETIDPSGWCLCISVDWRASNEIEWQTNQMLDTLGIAERWTWSGAGDVPAGLLAFGEWLGHRGYALLHLDTGSDAYMAFAVGRGDLDEVLTLANAAGAAIERIESVAGKDRSALS; from the coding sequence ATGGCTCGATTTCTTAGTCGTTGGCTCAGTCGCGACAAGACAGACGGAGCGCGGGAGAACGTGGCGGCGCCCGATCAGACGATTTCGGATGCAAAAATTCTGCGCGACCACTTCTCACCGTCGCAAAGCGCGTTGTCCGCGCTTGCAGATCTTGTTCGAATCATTGTGAAGCCGCTCGATGCCGCCACACGTGAGCGCCTGGTCGCCCTCGTCCGCGATGCTGAGCCAGGAGAGGACGCGTCGTCGATACTGCACTGGACACTCACGCGCGACGTCAATGAACCGGAAACTATCGATCCCTCCGGTTGGTGCCTGTGTATCTCGGTCGATTGGCGTGCGTCTAACGAAATAGAATGGCAGACGAACCAAATGCTGGATACCCTGGGCATCGCCGAACGCTGGACTTGGAGCGGCGCCGGCGACGTTCCCGCTGGGTTGCTCGCGTTCGGAGAATGGCTTGGGCACAGGGGGTACGCGTTGCTGCATCTCGACACCGGCAGCGACGCGTACATGGCCTTCGCCGTCGGTAGGGGAGATCTCGACGAAGTGTTGACGCTCGCGAATGCTGCCGGTGCAGCAATCGAACGGATTGAATCGGTCGCAGGCAAAGATCGTTCTGCGCTCAGCTAG
- a CDS encoding type II toxin-antitoxin system RelE/ParE family toxin: MPALIWHPDALDDVARLYDFLAPNSPVAARHAASVILDAADRVAENPAIGVPRAEFREWFAPFGRSAYVLRYAILDGGDVVVTRVWHSREHRTN; the protein is encoded by the coding sequence ATGCCCGCGTTGATCTGGCATCCGGACGCGCTGGATGATGTGGCGCGCCTTTATGATTTCCTCGCTCCAAACAGTCCTGTTGCTGCACGACATGCCGCTTCGGTAATTCTTGATGCGGCTGACCGGGTTGCCGAAAACCCGGCGATTGGCGTCCCTCGGGCTGAGTTCCGCGAGTGGTTCGCTCCGTTCGGTCGCAGCGCGTATGTTCTGCGATACGCGATTCTGGATGGTGGCGACGTGGTCGTGACGCGGGTTTGGCACAGCCGCGAGCATCGGACGAATTAG
- a CDS encoding SDR family NAD(P)-dependent oxidoreductase yields MSKVWLITGSGSGLGRIIAEAALAAGNRVVATARNVRQLDELVAQYGANVRAVELDVTDESQGQAAVDAAIDGFGRLDVLVNNAGYGDTRPFEQVPSNEFRRLVETCFFGVVNLTRAALPIMRRQRSGHIIQISSLGGRTAFPGNAAYFASKWAVGGFTEGLAQETAPFGVKVTALEPGGMRTNWGKRANADRPVLLPNYEPSVGASMKQLEGYWGNESGDPIKVAQVILRIADTETVPPHILLGSDAFHLARQAEQARAADAGRWQAVSVSIDVGAFGSIPTFPTY; encoded by the coding sequence ATGTCTAAAGTTTGGCTAATTACAGGAAGCGGAAGCGGTCTGGGTCGAATCATTGCCGAGGCAGCTTTGGCCGCCGGAAACCGGGTCGTCGCGACCGCCCGTAACGTCCGCCAGTTGGACGAACTGGTAGCGCAATACGGCGCGAATGTCCGGGCGGTCGAACTCGACGTCACGGACGAGTCCCAAGGTCAGGCGGCCGTCGATGCGGCGATCGATGGCTTCGGGCGACTTGACGTGCTCGTGAACAATGCCGGGTACGGGGACACACGTCCGTTCGAGCAGGTTCCCTCGAACGAGTTTCGCCGGCTGGTCGAGACGTGCTTTTTCGGTGTCGTGAATCTCACTCGCGCGGCGCTTCCGATCATGCGGCGGCAGCGTAGCGGACACATTATTCAGATTTCTTCGTTGGGTGGTCGTACGGCGTTCCCGGGCAACGCGGCCTATTTCGCGTCGAAGTGGGCCGTCGGTGGCTTCACCGAAGGTCTGGCACAGGAGACTGCACCGTTCGGCGTCAAGGTTACCGCGCTTGAGCCGGGTGGAATGCGTACCAATTGGGGAAAGCGTGCGAACGCAGACCGACCGGTCTTATTGCCAAATTACGAACCGTCAGTCGGTGCAAGCATGAAACAGCTGGAAGGCTATTGGGGCAATGAGTCTGGGGACCCCATCAAAGTTGCACAGGTTATCCTCCGGATCGCCGACACGGAGACAGTACCCCCGCACATTCTGCTCGGAAGCGACGCTTTCCATTTGGCGCGTCAGGCGGAGCAAGCAAGAGCAGCCGATGCAGGTCGTTGGCAAGCGGTCAGCGTCTCAATTGACGTAGGTGCTTTCGGTTCCATTCCGACGTTTCCGACGTATTGA
- a CDS encoding TetR/AcrR family transcriptional regulator, translating into MNTSVRKSLRNSVRHRAGAPVFTGLVAGILATLINTGMLIVADRLHIVTARGGLLTLLLKLAGPLAPPIATTWSFQQLFHIVVGVAMAVVYALTLGSVPGAVLAKGLVVAAAIAKEAGVPNGSLFTYFPTKVELFNALYIEIKEELISTVDDGLSNAGTSANSCCTYGRGGLGGAQPMARSVEFSPS; encoded by the coding sequence ATGAACACCTCCGTGCGGAAATCACTCCGGAATTCTGTGCGACATCGCGCCGGCGCCCCCGTTTTTACAGGTCTCGTCGCCGGCATCCTTGCAACCCTCATTAATACCGGGATGCTAATTGTCGCCGACCGTCTCCACATTGTGACGGCGCGCGGCGGACTCCTGACGCTGCTGCTGAAGCTAGCCGGTCCGCTGGCACCGCCGATCGCAACGACCTGGAGCTTCCAACAACTTTTCCATATCGTCGTGGGTGTTGCGATGGCCGTGGTCTATGCCCTGACGCTCGGCAGCGTGCCCGGCGCGGTGCTCGCAAAGGGCCTCGTTGTCGCGGCCGCCATCGCGAAAGAAGCGGGGGTGCCTAATGGCTCCCTGTTCACGTATTTTCCGACCAAGGTCGAGCTGTTCAACGCGCTCTATATCGAGATCAAGGAAGAGTTGATTTCCACCGTTGACGATGGTCTATCGAACGCGGGGACGAGCGCGAACAGTTGCTGCACGTATGGGCGCGGTGGACTCGGTGGGGCGCAGCCAATGGCGAGAAGCGTCGAGTTCTCGCCCAGCTGA
- a CDS encoding DUF4148 domain-containing protein, producing MKTLVCLTFAIGALAGSAQTFAQVPSGQLTRAQVRADLIRVEQAGYNPHAGDDPDYPADIQAAEAKIAAQDGDRPAANDIGGVAETRSSQGGPAFRPTLPGSLFFGR from the coding sequence ATGAAGACCCTCGTTTGCCTCACGTTCGCCATCGGCGCACTGGCCGGCTCGGCGCAGACCTTCGCACAGGTCCCCTCGGGCCAGTTGACACGCGCCCAGGTGCGTGCGGATCTCATTCGTGTCGAGCAGGCGGGGTACAACCCGCACGCTGGCGACGATCCTGACTATCCCGCCGACATCCAGGCAGCCGAAGCGAAGATTGCGGCACAGGACGGCGACCGGCCGGCAGCCAATGACATAGGCGGCGTGGCGGAGACCCGCTCGTCGCAGGGTGGCCCGGCGTTCCGGCCAACGCTGCCCGGCTCCCTATTTTTTGGGCGCTGA
- a CDS encoding YncE family protein, translating into MKPIPILAAALAAIAMAAAQFASAGQAPGALSDADVPVSHHDRVYAAEQFSNTVSVIDPAASKLVGLIRLGDPTPANFSPLYHGQLLVHGMGYSPDHRTIAVVSIGSNSVSFIDTQTNAVKHVTYVGRSPHEAFFTPDGKEVWVTVRGENYVSVLDGTTFEEKARIIVPAGPGMQIFSPDGKYGYVCSSFNPETEVISVADHKIVGKVEQASPFCPDLAATPDGKQVWFTLKDVGKTQVFDARPPFALLKTLDTGPITNHVNIVHNANGMFAYVTVGGLNLVKVFRTDDFSQVATIPVGSLPHGIWPSGDGSRVYVGLENADAMAAVDTLTNTVIATVPIGQAPQAVTYVPNAVPEGDGAQNTVPLGLAGQTDHLTMVPAGMGKSAGSAAAPTNVALFEQGLVQVLQAAVTGLQPKQPYVLGLSDHPDGSGNIDVLASFMTNPAGSAIVNTIGQIRQVVAPGVSAAGDRRRYLVIAPQTSGKAGAPVQVQAP; encoded by the coding sequence ATGAAACCTATCCCGATTCTTGCGGCCGCGCTGGCCGCGATCGCCATGGCTGCGGCGCAATTCGCATCGGCCGGCCAGGCCCCAGGGGCGCTGTCGGATGCGGATGTGCCGGTCAGTCATCACGACCGTGTTTATGCCGCCGAGCAGTTTTCGAACACGGTGTCAGTGATCGATCCCGCCGCGAGCAAACTCGTAGGCTTGATTCGCCTGGGCGACCCGACGCCCGCCAACTTCAGCCCGCTGTATCACGGTCAGTTGCTGGTGCACGGCATGGGCTACTCGCCGGACCATCGGACGATCGCGGTGGTGTCCATCGGCTCAAACTCGGTTTCGTTCATCGATACGCAAACGAATGCTGTCAAACACGTCACCTACGTTGGCCGCTCGCCGCACGAGGCGTTTTTCACCCCTGACGGCAAGGAGGTCTGGGTAACGGTGCGTGGCGAGAACTACGTGTCGGTGCTCGATGGAACGACGTTCGAAGAAAAGGCCCGCATCATCGTTCCAGCCGGCCCAGGCATGCAGATTTTTTCGCCGGACGGCAAGTATGGGTACGTGTGTTCGTCATTCAATCCGGAGACCGAAGTCATCTCTGTTGCCGATCACAAGATCGTCGGCAAGGTAGAGCAGGCGAGTCCGTTCTGCCCGGATCTCGCGGCCACGCCGGATGGCAAGCAGGTGTGGTTCACGCTCAAGGACGTGGGCAAGACCCAGGTTTTCGATGCGCGTCCTCCATTCGCATTGCTTAAGACGCTCGATACCGGTCCCATCACGAATCACGTGAACATCGTGCACAACGCCAACGGCATGTTTGCTTATGTCACGGTGGGTGGTCTGAATCTGGTCAAGGTGTTCCGCACCGACGACTTCTCGCAGGTCGCAACCATCCCCGTCGGCAGTCTGCCGCATGGCATCTGGCCGTCGGGCGATGGCAGCCGCGTGTATGTAGGCCTCGAAAACGCCGATGCGATGGCCGCCGTCGACACGCTGACCAATACGGTCATCGCCACTGTGCCGATCGGCCAGGCGCCGCAGGCGGTGACCTACGTGCCGAACGCCGTGCCGGAGGGGGACGGCGCCCAGAATACGGTGCCGCTCGGTCTGGCAGGACAAACCGATCACTTGACGATGGTGCCGGCGGGAATGGGCAAGTCGGCGGGTTCCGCCGCTGCTCCCACCAACGTCGCGCTGTTCGAACAGGGTCTCGTGCAGGTGTTGCAAGCCGCGGTCACCGGACTGCAGCCCAAGCAGCCGTATGTTCTTGGCCTGTCGGACCATCCAGACGGCAGCGGCAATATCGATGTGTTGGCGAGCTTCATGACCAATCCGGCCGGTTCGGCAATCGTCAACACGATCGGCCAGATTCGCCAGGTGGTCGCGCCGGGCGTGAGTGCCGCGGGCGACAGGCGCCGCTACCTCGTGATCGCGCCCCAGACGTCGGGCAAAGCCGGTGCGCCGGTTCAGGTGCAGGCGCCGTAA
- a CDS encoding DUF305 domain-containing protein gives MASVFRSITRSTMAAAAALALMSTPGAVFAAGPDGASADEGPFLSENEKAMTKMMDGMSVKPTGNVDQDFVAMMVPHHQGAIDMAQAELRFGHNEQLRRIAQEIIIGQQQEIVAMRLALGQPLPQPAPAPDPQAPASNPAPTQPMSRNGGHLNSAMNAHQEP, from the coding sequence ATGGCTTCCGTTTTCCGATCGATCACACGCTCGACCATGGCGGCCGCTGCGGCGCTGGCCTTGATGAGCACACCGGGCGCCGTGTTCGCTGCGGGGCCGGACGGCGCAAGCGCCGACGAAGGTCCATTCCTCTCCGAGAATGAAAAAGCCATGACGAAGATGATGGATGGCATGTCCGTCAAACCGACAGGCAACGTCGACCAGGATTTCGTGGCGATGATGGTGCCTCACCATCAGGGCGCGATCGACATGGCGCAGGCGGAGTTGCGCTTCGGGCACAACGAGCAATTGCGACGCATCGCGCAGGAGATCATCATCGGGCAGCAGCAGGAAATCGTCGCCATGCGGCTCGCGCTGGGGCAGCCGCTGCCCCAGCCGGCACCCGCGCCCGACCCGCAAGCACCCGCTTCCAATCCCGCGCCAACACAACCGATGTCCCGTAACGGCGGGCATCTGAATAGCGCGATGAACGCGCACCAGGAGCCGTGA
- a CDS encoding M81 family metallopeptidase has product MKILIAGFQHETNTFAPTKASFQSFIQGEGFPPLARGVDVLNLRDVNVPIGGFIKVAQAQGHELIPVIWAGASASAHVNVDAFERIAGEIIDAVKAGGFDAVYLDLHGAMVAEHTDDGEGELLERVRAVVGDSMPLVVSLDLHANMTDRMLRHADAMVAYRTYPHVDMAETGARAAYLLDRLIAEKRKFTRVVRRIPFLIPVNAMCTLIAPAHDMYTALASLERDTIVSLSFAPGFPAADFPECGPVIWGYGFDSDALTKAIDTLYARMLAEESSWEVPFLTPDEAVIEAMRISRNADKPVIIADTQDNPGVGGDSNTMGMVRALLRHGATDAAVGVIWDADAAGAAHRAGVGARVELALAGRSGVPGDEPLKGTFEVEHLSDGRFRFDGPMLNGMTGELGPVACLRIDGVRVAVSSIKMQIFDRNLYRVAGIEPEQMKILVNKSSVHFRADFQEIAETILVAKAPGPMAADPADLPWQRLDPHIRVRPKGPSFDEIRSAVA; this is encoded by the coding sequence ATGAAGATCCTGATTGCAGGCTTTCAACACGAGACCAACACGTTCGCGCCGACCAAGGCGTCGTTTCAGAGCTTCATTCAAGGCGAAGGTTTTCCGCCGCTGGCACGCGGCGTCGACGTGCTGAATCTGCGCGACGTGAACGTGCCGATCGGCGGCTTCATCAAGGTCGCGCAGGCGCAAGGACATGAGCTGATTCCCGTGATCTGGGCTGGCGCGAGCGCGTCGGCGCACGTGAACGTGGACGCATTCGAGCGCATTGCAGGCGAGATCATCGACGCTGTCAAAGCGGGTGGCTTCGATGCCGTCTATCTGGATCTGCACGGAGCGATGGTCGCGGAGCACACCGACGACGGCGAAGGCGAGTTGCTTGAACGCGTGCGCGCGGTGGTCGGCGACAGCATGCCGCTCGTCGTGTCGCTCGATTTGCATGCGAACATGACCGATCGAATGTTGAGGCACGCGGATGCGATGGTTGCCTACCGGACCTACCCGCACGTCGACATGGCCGAAACGGGCGCGCGCGCAGCGTATCTGCTCGACAGGCTGATCGCCGAGAAACGCAAATTCACGCGCGTCGTCCGGCGCATTCCATTTCTGATTCCGGTGAACGCCATGTGCACGCTGATTGCGCCCGCCCATGACATGTACACCGCACTGGCATCGCTCGAGCGCGATACGATCGTGTCGCTGTCGTTTGCGCCGGGTTTTCCGGCTGCGGACTTCCCCGAGTGCGGTCCGGTGATCTGGGGTTACGGATTCGATAGCGACGCGCTCACGAAGGCGATCGACACGCTGTACGCCAGAATGCTCGCGGAGGAATCGTCATGGGAAGTGCCGTTCCTCACGCCCGACGAAGCGGTGATCGAAGCGATGCGGATCAGCCGGAACGCCGACAAGCCGGTCATCATCGCCGACACGCAGGATAACCCCGGCGTGGGCGGAGACTCGAATACGATGGGCATGGTGCGCGCGCTGCTGCGCCATGGCGCGACCGATGCAGCCGTCGGTGTGATCTGGGATGCGGACGCAGCGGGCGCAGCGCATCGCGCCGGTGTCGGCGCGCGCGTCGAGCTTGCGCTGGCGGGCCGCTCGGGCGTGCCCGGCGATGAGCCGCTGAAAGGCACGTTCGAGGTCGAGCATCTCTCCGATGGCCGCTTCCGCTTTGACGGCCCGATGCTCAACGGCATGACGGGCGAACTCGGACCGGTTGCGTGCCTGCGTATCGACGGCGTGCGAGTCGCTGTCAGCAGCATCAAGATGCAGATCTTCGATCGCAATCTCTATCGCGTCGCGGGCATCGAACCTGAGCAGATGAAAATTCTGGTCAATAAGAGCTCCGTTCACTTCCGTGCGGATTTTCAGGAGATTGCGGAGACCATTCTTGTCGCGAAAGCGCCCGGACCGATGGCTGCGGACCCAGCCGATCTGCCGTGGCAGCGTCTTGATCCGCACATCCGGGTGCGCCCGAAGGGGCCTTCCTTCGACGAGATTCGCTCAGCCGTCGCATGA
- a CDS encoding alpha/beta fold hydrolase, translated as MSDQINSRRRFLRTAAVGIGAMELSLAGLVRAQSNQPAPGVAATNGATSNASFDQIKQINAGTLNVGYAEVGPENGPVAILLHGWPYDIHSFVEVAPLLAAAGYRVIVPYLRGYGSTRFLSGKTMRNGQQAVVAVDIIALMDTLKIQKAVFGAFDWGARTANIIAALWPERCAGQVSVSGYLIGSQQANQAPLPPKAEFAWWYQFYFATERGRLGYEANRHDFSKLIWQLASPKWNFDDATFDRSAEAFKNPDHVAVVIHNYRWRLGLVKGESQYDVLERRLAAAPVITVPTITMEGDANGAPHPDPAAYAKKFTGKYQHRNIDGGIGHDLPQEAPKAFADAVIDVARM; from the coding sequence ATGTCGGACCAGATCAACTCACGGCGCCGCTTTCTGCGGACTGCGGCAGTCGGTATCGGCGCAATGGAATTGAGCCTGGCAGGGCTGGTTCGCGCCCAGTCGAATCAACCTGCGCCAGGCGTCGCTGCGACGAATGGCGCGACGTCGAATGCGTCCTTCGACCAGATCAAACAGATCAATGCGGGCACGCTCAACGTGGGCTATGCGGAAGTCGGGCCGGAGAACGGTCCCGTCGCCATTCTGCTGCACGGCTGGCCTTACGACATCCATAGCTTCGTCGAAGTCGCGCCGTTGCTTGCCGCGGCGGGCTATCGGGTCATCGTTCCGTATCTACGTGGCTACGGCTCGACGCGTTTCCTTTCGGGCAAAACGATGCGCAATGGCCAGCAGGCCGTGGTCGCGGTCGACATCATCGCGTTGATGGATACGTTGAAGATCCAGAAGGCGGTGTTCGGCGCTTTCGACTGGGGCGCACGGACGGCGAACATCATCGCGGCGCTGTGGCCGGAGCGTTGTGCGGGGCAGGTTTCCGTCAGCGGCTATCTGATTGGCAGCCAGCAAGCCAACCAGGCGCCGCTGCCGCCGAAGGCCGAATTCGCGTGGTGGTATCAGTTTTACTTCGCCACGGAGCGCGGACGGCTCGGTTACGAGGCCAACCGGCATGATTTTTCGAAGCTCATCTGGCAGCTCGCGTCGCCGAAATGGAACTTCGACGATGCAACTTTTGACCGCTCCGCAGAGGCCTTCAAGAATCCAGATCATGTTGCGGTCGTGATTCACAACTATCGTTGGCGGCTGGGTCTCGTGAAAGGCGAGTCGCAATACGACGTGCTGGAAAGGCGTCTAGCAGCGGCGCCCGTCATCACGGTCCCGACGATCACGATGGAAGGCGACGCGAACGGCGCGCCGCATCCCGATCCGGCGGCCTACGCGAAGAAATTCACCGGCAAGTATCAGCACCGGAATATCGACGGCGGCATTGGTCACGATTTGCCGCAAGAGGCGCCGAAAGCCTTTGCCGATGCCGTGATCGACGTAGCACGCATGTGA
- a CDS encoding RidA family protein, whose translation MSQANVYETLKELGIELPAVSAPAAAYVMSVQTGNTIYLSGHIAKKDGEVWAGKLGDTLSTDDGKAAARATAIDLLATLHAQTGDLNRVARIIKVMSLVNSTQDFTDQHLVTNGASDLLAQVFGERGKHARSAFGVAQIPLGACVEIELIAEVR comes from the coding sequence ATGTCTCAAGCCAATGTCTATGAAACGCTGAAGGAACTCGGGATTGAATTGCCCGCCGTCAGCGCACCGGCCGCCGCTTACGTCATGAGCGTGCAAACCGGAAATACGATCTATCTGTCCGGGCATATCGCCAAAAAGGACGGCGAGGTGTGGGCCGGCAAACTCGGCGACACTCTTTCGACGGATGACGGCAAGGCCGCGGCGCGGGCAACGGCCATCGACCTGCTCGCTACGCTGCATGCGCAAACGGGCGACCTGAATCGTGTGGCGCGGATCATCAAGGTGATGAGCCTGGTGAATTCGACGCAGGATTTCACGGACCAGCATCTGGTGACGAATGGCGCATCGGATCTGCTCGCGCAAGTCTTTGGCGAACGCGGCAAGCATGCACGCTCCGCGTTCGGCGTGGCGCAGATTCCGCTGGGTGCTTGCGTCGAGATAGAGCTGATTGCCGAGGTGCGATGA
- a CDS encoding high-potential iron-sulfur protein, whose amino-acid sequence MKSSRRSFMISAVGLASSLVLSHESSADTTLVQESDANAQALGYRTDASKVDRAKYPKFQAGQACANCQFFQGKAGDATAPCTIFAGKQVHATGWCSAYVKRA is encoded by the coding sequence ATGAAATCGTCTCGTCGCAGTTTCATGATCAGTGCTGTGGGACTTGCGTCATCGCTCGTCCTATCGCACGAATCGTCAGCCGACACGACCCTCGTGCAGGAGTCCGATGCGAACGCGCAAGCGCTCGGATACAGGACCGATGCGAGCAAGGTCGACCGCGCGAAGTACCCTAAATTTCAGGCAGGTCAGGCTTGTGCGAATTGCCAGTTTTTCCAGGGTAAAGCCGGTGATGCGACCGCCCCTTGCACGATCTTCGCGGGCAAGCAGGTCCACGCAACAGGCTGGTGTAGTGCGTACGTGAAGAGGGCGTGA